ggcaaatgcccctTTGACCCCCCCTAAATCCGTCACTGTCTATACACAGCTAATATACAAGTAAGTCCTagctatatatttataattataacctTTATTACCCCCACAAGTTAAGCTTGACACTTACAATGCTTAACTTGAAACAAAGAAATTTAAAACGATCTTTAGACAAtggtttggtgaagatgtcagcCACTTGATTTAAAGTGTTGATATGTTTGGCATGAAGTAAACCCTTAGATACGCGATCTCGAACAAAAAAGAAGTCAACCTCAATATGCTTGCTACGGTTGTTAAAAATAGCAATGTTATCATAACCGGACCGAACATCAAACCGAATTTATAACTGGATCACTTGGTCCGATTGGATagctcggattggtcgaaccggatgacgtaataaataaataaataatatttatatataattaattaattaaaattatttttataaattatatataatccaaaaagtttagaaaagaaaattataatagttagagaatAATAAGAAGTTAGCTTTCAATTTGTTTTAAAGTTAGAAAATTGAAGGAAAAAAAGTCTATTTAGTTAAAGATATTATTTAATCATGAAAAAGATTTTGGTTGGACAAGATCCCAAAAAATAATTAGAATTTGCTATGGAGGTCCCAAATAATAATTTAACATTTGAGATAAAATTCTACCCCACGTCAGAAGTTCAAGGCAGAGAAATCAAAGATAAATGCTATAAATAGTTACGACACCTAATAGACACTGCATGGGCAGTGGGAGGTCCACAATTAGTAATATAGTATTGTGCATATGTAATAATTATGTGCATGAGAAATATTTGTTAAAGCGGAGTGACAAAAAATGATGATTAAAAAATGAATGTGtactattattattgttttcgATTCTGTTTTCGCATAGTACATTCTTGTTGTATGTATATGTTTATTAAAGTTAGATACaagataataattattatagggatatttttttaacaattggGATTTTGTATTATAATTTTGGGATTTTGTATTATAATTAATGAGAAATTTTAGTATACTAGGAAAGTATTACACCGATCAATCAAGACACTCATTACATACCAATATAAAGGAGATGGTTGGTGTTAagtaaaaataagaaaaatgtgTCATTAGTTGATTTGTTAAGTGTAATACTTCCAGAGTATccgaatgtttttttttttttttggtaatggaTTAAGTTGTGGATTTGAAGCCTTCTAAATAGGAAACCCTAAGTGGGTTCCTAAGCCAGCATTAACATGGCCGGTCTGATCCAGTTTTGACAATCTCGAAAATAACAAAGTTATTGTCATTAATGCAGGCTATACATATTAGCATATCAAAGGAGAAAAATAGTGTATAATTATTGAAACAgtaatatatatagtaaaatatAAGTTAAGAAACATGTATGCATTTCTAGAAATGAAATCAAAGGTTGTACAAGGCCTTGATGCCTTGAATATCATCATCCTTCAAACCCTTAATTTGTCCAGGAAGAATAGTAGGAAACATAACAGCATCTTCCACATAACTATGAGCAAGTCCAAGCAGATGCCCAATTTCATGCAAAGCTACACTCTCCAAATGCATAGCACCTTCTTTTGCTTCAACTGACCATATCTCATCTGCATCATAATGAAACATACCATATGGTGGTACAAATGCATGAGCCACACTCCCTCCTGGTCCATCAAATGCTGCACCATCCCCATGTTCACCTCTGTAAAACCCCACTATTATATCCGAATTCAAGTAATATTCTATCATTTCAAAACTGAATAATTGTGTGTTAACTTCCCATGTCTTGAATGCTCTCTTTACTGCTCCCACTGCATCTTCTCCTGTTCCGTGACGAAATGCGTACCTTAAATGATACTTATTTGCTGGCCATTTGGCATTTCCAGGGAAGAATGCATAGTGAGATACTATATGGAGTTTAGATGAATTCATTCTTGTTTTTCCATTGATGATATCTGCTACTCCACACCTAGGCCTCCTCATTTGAGAGACTGTTTCGGAGTCTAGAATTCCGGTGGGGTTTAAATGGTAATTGAGTTGGTAGGTTTTGATTGCGGATTCTAATTCGTCATCAAAAATGTTAACAAGAGATTGTTTTTGATAGTTTAAGTAACCAAAATGCTGAAGGTACTTCTTGAGGTCTTGAATGCCTTGTACATTTTGACCCTTATGGCATCCTTGGAGATTTTTTAGGAAATCAAATGGTGATGTGTTTTTGTAATCATGTTTTGTGTCTGCTAAAACAAGGGAAGTAAGGATAAGAATAATGATAGTAAATAATGAAGATAGAGGGAAAGCGATGGAAGGAGTAGTGTATGTTTCTGATAGATAACAAAGCAGTATGGTTTGGTGCTATTTTCTTAATACCCTAAGCCCATTGAAATAAGACCAACTGTGGACTGTAATACACGTTTGATCGACGAGGTAGTGTAACAACATTCTGAGTCATGCGTGATCCATTATTTGTAAAGTAACATATATTAGGGAAAAgttaaaaaaagaacaaaattcCACCTTCTTCCAACTTTGATATTTTGACGTGTAGCAATTAAGAACATTGATCAACTAGGAGGTTGATAATGAGGTAAGCTGGAAGGATAAATTTATTAGGGGAATGTCATGCAATAAGCTTTCTGCTGGTTTAAATCACAAATTAAATGGTCAATTCATACAGTAGCAGCTTCTGTATGGTAAGTGTTTCTATCGAATGCATATTTTGAAAAGGGATAAGTTAGGCCtaacgtttttttttattatttttttattttttttttgagaagtatcaatttaggttccacttacaaaatagtaTTAATgcaggcttaacgtttaaatcGATAACGAAATGTGAGacgttattcatattaatccgtTGAGTTCTGGTTTCTCACTCCATGTACAATTGAAAGATCTTAACGAAGTAATGTGAATGACGTGTCAAGTTTCGTTATCAAGGCttaaattggtacttttttaaacgttaagcttatattgatgctattttgtacgtggagttaaattgatactttcccaaaaaccttagacctcaactttaatattttatccCTCTTGAAAATTTATGTATTAGGaaatttaaacattttatatgaAATACATCTACATCTTGTCCATGTATTGTTATTTTGATCATCATTGTAGTGAATTTGGTTCCTCTTGATTTTCGTTAAAGTCTAACCGATGAAATGGAGGAGATAGCATTCAAGTTTTTAGATAAATATGATGTATAATTTCATGATAAATTTGCGACTTTCGGATTTTCACTTTTTCGGATCCTAATTTGATTGGAAAGGGCCAACGATTGA
The sequence above is drawn from the Euphorbia lathyris chromosome 6, ddEupLath1.1, whole genome shotgun sequence genome and encodes:
- the LOC136233615 gene encoding metalloendoproteinase 3-MMP-like produces the protein MTQNHQTILLCYLSETYTTPSIAFPLSSLFTIIILILTSLVLADTKHDYKNTSPFDFLKNLQGCHKGQNVQGIQDLKKYLQHFGYLNYQKQSLVNIFDDELESAIKTYQLNYHLNPTGILDSETVSQMRRPRCGVADIINGKTRMNSSKLHIVSHYAFFPGNAKWPANKYHLRYAFRHGTGEDAVGAVKRAFKTWEVNTQLFSFEMIEYYLNSDIIVGFYRGEHGDGAAFDGPGGSVAHAFVPPYGMFHYDADEIWSVEAKEGAMHLESVALHEIGHLLGLAHSYVEDAVMFPTILPGQIKGLKDDDIQGIKALYNL